One Vibrio quintilis DNA segment encodes these proteins:
- a CDS encoding pectinesterase family protein has protein sequence MKMKQRSVKIIMLASFTAPMALTCPAVGASSLSNQLSPSPRSANVYEDTTFSLTFDSIPKKGSGSIRIYDADNDQLIDTINVGTDTDKIGYHKVRTLKTYSVRIRGKQAHITPHAKKLQTGKSYYVTVPASAFTGAKLAGKTFTGIDRNSDWVISTRSNKPDVNKTTLIVDDNGTQADFRSVQGAINFVRQYHSNTKMEIFVKAGTYEEPLYIYKQNNLTIRGEGKNKTIITYKNNNGLNSGTSARALLLVYGSDMLRLKDLTLKNSTLISEGGQAETIYFNSSNGRLIATNSNFISEQDTLLLKGWTWFYNTMVAGNVDFIWGYPHVSLFENSEIRTLGDSRGKKNGGYILQARVPDKADKGFVFLNSKLTRGKSANGYSVPDRKTYLARSSGKTSYYDNIAFINTRMDKHIRTVGWKGSKTPNPSKADKNAGWREYNSKDLSGNRLNVSSRLSNAYQMTSNDVNNGYKNRQQIFEDYNNGSGWNPQN, from the coding sequence ATGAAAATGAAACAACGCTCAGTAAAAATCATCATGCTTGCATCATTCACTGCTCCCATGGCACTAACCTGCCCGGCAGTCGGTGCCAGTTCACTTTCAAACCAGCTGTCACCTTCACCACGCAGTGCCAATGTCTACGAAGACACAACATTCTCACTGACCTTTGACAGCATACCCAAAAAAGGCAGTGGTTCAATCCGCATTTACGATGCAGATAATGATCAGTTGATTGACACAATCAATGTGGGGACAGACACCGATAAAATCGGCTATCACAAGGTCAGAACCCTCAAGACCTATTCTGTACGCATCCGCGGTAAGCAGGCCCACATCACGCCTCATGCAAAAAAACTGCAAACCGGCAAATCATATTATGTGACAGTGCCGGCTTCAGCCTTTACCGGCGCAAAACTCGCAGGCAAAACATTCACTGGCATTGACCGCAACAGCGACTGGGTTATCAGCACACGATCCAATAAACCAGATGTCAACAAAACAACGCTTATCGTCGATGATAACGGCACACAGGCTGATTTCCGCTCAGTACAGGGGGCGATCAATTTCGTGCGTCAGTACCATAGCAACACCAAGATGGAAATCTTCGTAAAAGCAGGAACTTATGAAGAGCCTCTGTATATCTATAAGCAAAATAATCTCACCATCAGAGGAGAAGGGAAAAACAAAACAATCATCACCTATAAAAATAACAACGGACTCAATTCAGGTACATCGGCACGGGCGCTGCTTCTTGTTTACGGTTCTGACATGCTGAGGTTAAAAGACCTGACGCTAAAAAACAGTACATTAATCTCAGAGGGCGGGCAGGCTGAAACCATTTATTTCAACAGCTCAAATGGCCGGCTGATTGCCACCAACAGTAACTTTATCAGCGAGCAGGACACATTGTTACTCAAAGGCTGGACATGGTTTTATAACACCATGGTGGCGGGTAATGTCGACTTTATCTGGGGCTATCCGCATGTGTCCTTATTTGAGAACAGCGAAATTCGCACACTGGGCGACTCCCGCGGGAAAAAAAACGGCGGATACATTTTACAGGCCCGGGTTCCTGATAAAGCAGACAAAGGGTTTGTGTTCCTGAATTCAAAACTCACCCGGGGTAAAAGTGCCAATGGTTACTCTGTCCCTGACAGAAAAACTTATTTAGCCCGCAGTAGCGGGAAGACGTCTTATTATGACAATATTGCCTTCATCAATACCCGGATGGATAAGCATATTCGTACCGTCGGATGGAAAGGCTCTAAAACACCGAATCCATCAAAAGCTGATAAAAATGCAGGATGGCGTGAATACAACAGTAAAGATCTCTCAGGAAATCGCCTGAATGTGTCATCACGGTTATCCAACGCTTACCAAATGACCAGCAACGACGTCAATAATGGATATAAAAACCGTCAGCAAATCTTTGAGGATTACAACAATGGCTCAGGCTGGAACCCACAGAATTAA
- a CDS encoding DUF2784 family protein yields the protein MIYRMLADLIVMLHLLFIIFALPGVALVLWRTCILFVHIPAALWIVMISFKGLKHTLAL from the coding sequence ATGATTTATCGAATGCTGGCAGATTTGATCGTCATGCTTCATCTTTTATTTATCATCTTCGCGTTGCCCGGAGTCGCGCTGGTACTGTGGCGCACCTGTATACTGTTTGTCCATATCCCTGCCGCACTGTGGATTGTGATGATCAGTTTCAAAGGGCTAAAGCATACTTTAGCCCTTTAA
- a CDS encoding winged helix-turn-helix transcriptional regulator, whose amino-acid sequence MVAKIEHKTRTQCPVACALDIIGDHWTLLIVRDMMFFDVHEYKDMLESAEKISSSILSTRLRKLENDDIISAIPHPENGKRKLYYLTERGKGLVRVMIEIARWSDHNLPELIHIPQERRELLDAPLEDVTQIVFDKLEQWEKTYLS is encoded by the coding sequence ATGGTAGCAAAGATTGAACATAAAACCCGGACCCAATGTCCTGTGGCCTGCGCACTGGATATCATTGGCGATCACTGGACGCTGTTGATTGTCAGAGACATGATGTTTTTTGATGTACATGAATATAAAGATATGCTGGAATCCGCTGAAAAAATCTCCAGCAGTATCTTATCGACCCGTCTCAGGAAGCTGGAAAACGACGACATTATCAGCGCCATCCCTCACCCCGAAAACGGAAAAAGAAAACTTTATTACCTGACAGAAAGGGGAAAAGGACTCGTTCGTGTGATGATTGAAATTGCCCGCTGGTCCGATCATAACCTCCCAGAACTCATCCATATTCCGCAAGAGAGACGCGAGCTTCTCGATGCGCCTTTAGAAGACGTGACTCAAATCGTTTTTGATAAACTTGAACAGTGGGAAAAAACATATTTAAGCTGA
- a CDS encoding MAPEG family protein: MDLFVTALFGGLFALMVFPMTAAVGLRRARVRVLFRDGGDDTLLRLVRSHANYLEYMPVTLILMAVAELNHAPDLFLYITGTIFLLARVMHYLVLNFFDRPVFRIITMLATTGVILTYAIWLLLYYWSH, translated from the coding sequence GTGGATTTATTCGTGACAGCTTTATTTGGAGGCTTATTCGCTCTGATGGTTTTTCCGATGACTGCGGCAGTCGGTCTCCGGCGGGCCCGGGTCAGGGTCCTGTTCCGGGACGGCGGTGATGATACTTTGCTGCGGCTTGTGCGATCTCATGCGAATTATCTGGAGTATATGCCGGTTACTTTGATTCTGATGGCTGTGGCTGAGCTGAATCATGCACCGGACTTATTTTTGTACATCACAGGCACCATATTTTTACTGGCCCGTGTGATGCACTATCTGGTACTGAATTTTTTCGACCGGCCTGTTTTCAGGATCATCACGATGCTGGCAACCACCGGCGTTATCCTCACCTATGCCATTTGGTTGCTGCTTTATTACTGGAGTCATTGA
- a CDS encoding GFA family protein — MEVICHCGNVHIELPSISEEVGQCNCSICRRYGALWAYYSPDEVKTVFTKEKTVFYIWGDREVEFHRCPLCGCITHYITTPKCDERIFAVNMRMAENDILEGISVREIDGQGSDDGNR, encoded by the coding sequence ATGGAAGTCATATGTCATTGTGGAAACGTTCATATAGAACTTCCTTCAATTTCTGAAGAAGTGGGTCAGTGTAACTGTTCAATATGCCGCCGGTATGGGGCGCTGTGGGCATATTATTCCCCGGATGAAGTGAAGACTGTTTTCACAAAAGAAAAGACAGTTTTTTATATTTGGGGAGACAGAGAAGTTGAGTTTCATCGCTGTCCTCTGTGTGGCTGTATCACACATTATATAACGACGCCAAAATGTGATGAAAGAATCTTCGCTGTGAATATGCGTATGGCAGAAAATGATATTTTAGAAGGTATTTCGGTCAGGGAAATTGATGGTCAGGGCAGTGATGACGGAAACAGATAG
- a CDS encoding nuclear transport factor 2 family protein — protein sequence MDDNAKLTLVESYVHHYNTFNIPGMLSLLDDGVVFENESNGVINTHTEGREEFEQLAHESAKFFSAREQKITYVDLSDSGATIGIDYKGVLAVDLPNGMKAGEVLAVEGKSFFEFSGDKICYIRDMS from the coding sequence ATGGACGACAATGCGAAACTCACCCTGGTTGAGTCATACGTACATCACTACAATACATTCAATATTCCCGGCATGCTTTCACTGCTGGATGACGGGGTTGTATTTGAAAACGAATCCAATGGCGTGATTAACACCCACACGGAAGGCCGGGAAGAATTTGAGCAACTGGCACATGAATCTGCAAAATTTTTCAGCGCCCGTGAGCAGAAGATCACTTATGTTGACCTGAGCGACAGCGGCGCAACCATCGGCATTGACTATAAGGGTGTGTTAGCGGTCGACCTGCCAAATGGGATGAAAGCGGGCGAAGTCCTTGCCGTTGAAGGAAAGTCCTTCTTTGAATTTTCCGGGGATAAGATTTGTTATATCCGGGATATGAGTTGA
- a CDS encoding LruC domain-containing protein, with protein MMRKITLFVLLLLTSRVAWSTPFDTCPSRAYLFQSKPVQVYGVNLVTGMTTLIQGDTGMASNINGVGFDFDSRYIFGYDTTQKRIVRLDKNFQASVIPTIGLPTDHTFFVGDVFNKYYYLYRQNKGLFRIDLTPLDTDPNAVLVVEKITGTAKISLTDFAFHPGNSKLYGIDNGSGYLYEFDTDTGAANFIGDTGETGTFGAGYFDVNGYYYVSRNQDGQIYRIDLSSEANISSGNVAAVKFADGPSSNQNDGARCANAPVIDEDSQIDFGDAPDSYGTSLAENGPRHQLDGQTWLGQSMPDGEQDGMTGSATDDTTGTNDEDGINFVTPLEAGLEAIIQIDASTTGYLSAWIDWNQDGDFADDNEQIFTDQSLSDGLNTFFLTVPFSATQGQTWSRFRFSQQTGLDATGGSTSGEVEDHPVYVTSEGISVRHYPSESGYATVAFEDNWPHTADYDMNDVVIHYRVTEFVKDGQVKKSFIQGRLSAMGATYHNGFAIRLQGLNRQDIDTALTRQYHNQTLQENSGLDNSANEAILIISEDLTLKKGSQCAYFRTQNHCKEDESFQFELHVYLKDGADSSGLIAMPYDPFIFATPGYYHGEGLPNHPGHSWEIHLPDCAPTEKFAGDTLWQLGVDASDPSAGTFFKTAQNHPWALLIPYEWMWPSERTDLLQAYPDFQMFAESGGSQGRNWYTNSKASSQFIYIP; from the coding sequence ATGATGAGAAAAATCACCCTGTTTGTCTTACTTCTTTTAACCAGTCGTGTTGCCTGGTCAACGCCATTTGATACCTGCCCGAGCCGGGCGTATCTGTTTCAGTCCAAACCAGTGCAGGTGTATGGCGTCAATCTGGTGACCGGCATGACCACCCTGATTCAGGGTGACACCGGGATGGCCAGCAACATCAATGGCGTCGGCTTTGATTTTGATTCCCGCTATATTTTCGGCTATGACACCACCCAGAAACGGATTGTCCGGCTGGACAAGAACTTTCAGGCCAGTGTCATTCCGACCATTGGTCTGCCCACAGATCATACTTTTTTTGTCGGTGATGTGTTTAACAAGTATTACTACCTGTACCGGCAGAATAAAGGTTTGTTCCGGATTGACCTGACCCCGCTGGATACCGATCCGAACGCCGTTCTGGTGGTTGAAAAAATCACCGGCACCGCGAAAATCTCCTTAACTGACTTTGCCTTCCATCCCGGTAACAGCAAACTCTACGGTATCGATAATGGCTCCGGTTACCTGTATGAATTCGACACCGACACCGGCGCCGCAAACTTTATCGGCGATACCGGTGAAACCGGGACATTCGGTGCCGGCTATTTTGACGTCAACGGCTATTATTATGTGTCACGCAATCAGGACGGCCAGATCTACCGGATTGATTTATCCAGTGAAGCCAATATCAGCTCCGGCAACGTGGCTGCGGTCAAATTTGCTGACGGCCCCTCTTCCAATCAAAATGATGGCGCGCGCTGCGCGAATGCGCCGGTGATTGATGAAGATTCCCAAATCGACTTTGGTGATGCCCCGGACAGCTACGGCACCTCGCTGGCAGAAAACGGCCCGCGCCACCAGCTCGATGGTCAAACCTGGCTGGGGCAAAGTATGCCGGACGGAGAACAGGACGGCATGACAGGTTCAGCGACCGATGACACCACCGGCACTAATGATGAAGACGGCATCAACTTTGTTACCCCGCTGGAAGCAGGACTGGAAGCAATTATTCAGATCGACGCCTCGACGACCGGTTATCTCTCAGCATGGATTGACTGGAATCAGGACGGTGATTTTGCTGACGACAATGAGCAGATTTTTACTGACCAGTCTCTGTCAGACGGGCTGAATACCTTCTTTCTGACGGTGCCGTTTTCGGCAACGCAGGGACAAACCTGGAGCCGCTTCCGGTTCAGTCAACAAACCGGCCTGGATGCCACAGGCGGGTCAACTTCCGGAGAAGTGGAAGATCACCCGGTGTATGTCACCTCTGAAGGTATTAGTGTCAGACATTATCCCAGCGAATCCGGTTACGCCACGGTCGCCTTTGAAGATAACTGGCCGCATACCGCTGATTACGACATGAACGATGTGGTGATTCACTATCGGGTGACGGAATTTGTCAAAGACGGTCAGGTGAAGAAAAGCTTTATTCAGGGACGTTTGTCGGCGATGGGCGCGACTTATCACAATGGTTTTGCCATCCGTTTGCAGGGGCTGAACCGGCAGGATATCGATACGGCACTCACCCGGCAATACCATAATCAGACATTGCAGGAGAACAGCGGACTGGACAACAGTGCCAATGAAGCGATATTGATTATTTCAGAAGATTTAACACTGAAAAAAGGATCGCAATGCGCCTATTTCCGCACCCAGAACCACTGTAAGGAAGATGAATCGTTCCAGTTTGAGCTCCATGTGTATCTGAAAGACGGTGCCGACAGCTCCGGGCTGATCGCCATGCCTTACGATCCGTTTATCTTTGCCACACCGGGTTATTATCATGGTGAAGGTTTACCTAACCACCCGGGGCACAGCTGGGAAATTCACCTGCCCGATTGTGCACCAACTGAAAAATTCGCCGGAGACACCCTGTGGCAGCTCGGCGTTGATGCCAGTGACCCGTCCGCCGGGACTTTCTTTAAAACCGCACAAAATCACCCGTGGGCGCTGCTGATTCCTTATGAGTGGATGTGGCCATCGGAACGTACTGACCTGCTGCAAGCATATCCGGACTTTCAGATGTTCGCCGAAAGTGGCGGTTCTCAGGGACGAAACTGGTACACCAACAGCAAAGCATCTTCTCAGTTTATTTATATACCGTAG
- a CDS encoding aconitase family protein — translation MEFFGPGVSSLTADDCCVVTNMAPEYGAITGFFATDVQTLRYLQRTGCTA, via the coding sequence GTGGAATTTTTTGGTCCGGGCGTCTCTTCTCTGACAGCAGATGATTGCTGTGTGGTCACCAATATGGCTCCAGAGTATGGTGCAATCACCGGCTTTTTTGCGACTGATGTACAGACTTTACGTTATCTGCAACGAACCGGCTGCACTGCTTGA
- a CDS encoding metal ABC transporter ATP-binding protein, whose protein sequence is MFTVQKNDSVDIFRIRHHAQLPLYSDIVRPRTGRAGISTDSAALARHSLGGVTAMINLNNLVVGYQGKGLTEPVSGSFEQGSLTAIMGENGTGKSTLLKTICGLLAPVSGHVSFHQNVQAEMSWLPQQADIDRSFPISVFDVVSMGCWPGRRMISALTRADTERINAALDTTGIRDLADYSVNRLSGGQFQRMLFARLLVQDAPVMLMDEPFTGIDAQTQEMLIALIGQLHRAGKTIITVLHNPEMVHTFFPQTLVINHSCFHWGKTSEVLSQCGLFHPQSGVSLRFG, encoded by the coding sequence GTGTTCACGGTACAGAAAAATGATTCAGTCGATATTTTCCGGATCAGGCATCATGCGCAGCTCCCACTCTATTCTGACATTGTCCGGCCTCGCACGGGCAGGGCTGGCATCAGTACTGATTCTGCTGCTCTGGCTCGCCATTCACTGGGCGGTGTTACTGCCATGATCAATCTGAATAATCTGGTTGTCGGTTACCAGGGGAAAGGCCTGACAGAACCGGTCAGCGGTAGTTTTGAGCAAGGCAGCTTAACTGCCATTATGGGAGAAAACGGCACCGGTAAATCCACCTTACTGAAAACGATTTGCGGCCTGCTGGCGCCGGTTTCCGGGCATGTGTCTTTTCATCAGAACGTTCAGGCTGAAATGTCGTGGCTGCCGCAGCAGGCAGATATTGACCGCAGTTTTCCCATCAGTGTGTTTGATGTGGTGTCGATGGGATGCTGGCCGGGGCGCCGGATGATATCGGCATTAACCCGTGCTGATACCGAACGGATTAATGCGGCCTTAGACACCACGGGGATTCGTGATTTGGCTGATTACAGTGTAAATCGTCTTTCCGGCGGGCAGTTTCAGCGTATGTTATTTGCCCGGCTGCTGGTGCAGGATGCGCCGGTGATGCTGATGGATGAACCCTTTACCGGCATTGATGCGCAAACGCAGGAGATGCTGATTGCTTTGATTGGTCAGCTCCACCGGGCGGGGAAAACCATCATTACCGTACTGCATAATCCGGAAATGGTGCATACCTTCTTTCCGCAGACACTGGTGATCAATCACAGCTGTTTTCACTGGGGAAAAACCAGTGAGGTGTTATCACAATGTGGCCTGTTTCATCCGCAGTCCGGCGTGAGCCTTCGTTTCGGGTAA
- a CDS encoding metal ABC transporter permease, giving the protein MTMHILDAFAQFGFMRRSLVACLALSVSLTPLGVFLLLRRMSLIGDALSHAVLPGVAIGYLCAGMSLIAMGIGGFVAGLLVAMSSSWISSATRLHEDSTFAGLYLGSLALGVTLVSLRSTGVDLLHLLFGSLLAVDNDAIIFIGMITSVTLLLLALFYRAIVFESFNAAFFQVRSKRFPSLIHGLFMALVVMNLVAGFQILGTLMTVGLMMLPAISARCWSNHLPLTLLLAALFGVVSSVAGLTWSWYQSIPAGPAIVLTATILFLFSVFFGMEKGILPVRKKVSGSPPDEMGFSQLRNIK; this is encoded by the coding sequence ATGACGATGCATATTCTGGATGCTTTTGCCCAGTTTGGTTTTATGCGCCGCTCTCTGGTGGCTTGTCTGGCTTTATCGGTCAGCCTGACCCCGCTGGGCGTGTTTTTACTGCTGCGCCGGATGAGCCTGATTGGGGATGCGTTATCTCATGCGGTACTGCCTGGTGTGGCGATTGGTTATCTGTGTGCCGGGATGTCTCTGATCGCGATGGGGATTGGCGGATTTGTGGCCGGTCTGCTGGTTGCCATGAGTTCCAGCTGGATCAGCTCGGCAACCCGGCTGCATGAAGATTCAACCTTCGCCGGGCTTTATTTAGGCTCGCTGGCGTTAGGTGTGACGCTGGTTTCTCTGCGTAGTACCGGTGTGGACTTATTACATTTGTTATTTGGCTCCCTGCTGGCGGTGGATAACGATGCAATTATTTTTATTGGCATGATTACTTCGGTCACTTTGCTGCTGCTGGCACTGTTTTACCGGGCGATCGTGTTTGAATCTTTTAATGCGGCGTTTTTTCAGGTTCGGTCGAAGCGTTTTCCGTCATTGATTCACGGGCTGTTTATGGCGTTAGTCGTGATGAATTTAGTCGCCGGGTTTCAGATTCTCGGAACGCTGATGACCGTCGGATTAATGATGCTGCCAGCCATTTCAGCCCGGTGCTGGTCGAATCATCTGCCGCTGACACTACTGCTGGCGGCGTTATTTGGTGTGGTCAGCTCGGTGGCGGGGTTGACCTGGTCCTGGTATCAGTCGATTCCGGCCGGTCCGGCCATTGTTTTAACTGCCACGATTCTGTTTCTTTTTTCTGTGTTTTTTGGCATGGAGAAAGGAATTCTACCCGTGCGTAAAAAAGTAAGCGGCTCACCTCCTGATGAGATGGGCTTCAGTCAACTAAGGAATATCAAATGA
- a CDS encoding metal ABC transporter solute-binding protein, Zn/Mn family: MKQLKTTVLALLFAVSPSLMAKTLDTVASFSVLADIVQQVGGDHVKVTSLVGPDGDPHTFEPAPKDSVTLNQADVVFVSGLGLEGWMDRLVKSSGYRRELVVASKGIQTRSMLEDGETMTDPHAWNSAKNGMVYARNVMNALIKADQS, translated from the coding sequence ATGAAACAATTAAAAACCACGGTGCTGGCGTTATTGTTTGCGGTCAGTCCTTCTCTGATGGCAAAAACGCTCGACACAGTTGCCAGTTTTTCGGTGCTTGCTGATATTGTGCAGCAGGTCGGCGGTGATCATGTCAAAGTCACTTCTCTGGTCGGCCCGGATGGCGACCCGCATACCTTTGAACCCGCGCCGAAAGACAGTGTTACCCTGAACCAGGCGGATGTGGTGTTCGTCAGTGGTCTGGGGCTGGAAGGCTGGATGGATCGTCTGGTGAAATCATCCGGTTACCGGCGTGAACTGGTGGTCGCCTCCAAAGGTATTCAAACCCGTTCGATGTTGGAAGACGGAGAAACGATGACGGATCCCCATGCATGGAACAGCGCTAAAAATGGCATGGTCTACGCTCGCAATGTAATGAATGCGCTGATCAAAGCTGATCAAAGCTGA
- a CDS encoding metal ABC transporter solute-binding protein, Zn/Mn family, with translation MQKLEKLNVWAKQKFAAIPQSQRKVLTSHDAFGYFGAEYGVKFLSPLGFSTEAQASANDVGELIQQLKSEHIHAYFIENQTDPRLVKQIAAASGAKAGGELYPEALTGKNGDAPTYVDAFTHNVDVMAASMK, from the coding sequence ATTCAAAAGCTGGAGAAGCTTAACGTCTGGGCAAAACAGAAGTTTGCGGCGATCCCGCAAAGTCAGCGTAAAGTGCTGACCAGCCATGATGCATTTGGTTATTTCGGTGCTGAGTATGGTGTGAAGTTCTTGTCTCCGCTGGGTTTCTCTACAGAAGCGCAGGCCAGCGCGAATGATGTTGGCGAGTTGATTCAACAGCTGAAAAGTGAGCACATTCATGCTTATTTTATCGAGAATCAGACCGATCCACGGCTGGTCAAACAGATTGCAGCAGCTTCTGGTGCGAAGGCGGGCGGAGAATTGTATCCTGAAGCGCTGACCGGAAAAAACGGTGACGCACCGACTTATGTGGATGCATTTACTCACAATGTTGATGTGATGGCTGCCAGTATGAAGTAG
- a CDS encoding VOC family protein has product MKNPVCWFEIYVTDMQRAQQFYETVFDTKLDDLDPGQSGMEMRTFPSDMEQYGAGGALVKMDGVAVGQHSVMVYFSCEDCSVEQVRVTEAGGTIERPKFPIGEYGFVSLVSDTEGNMIGLHSLK; this is encoded by the coding sequence ATGAAAAATCCGGTTTGCTGGTTTGAGATTTATGTGACCGATATGCAAAGAGCACAACAGTTTTACGAAACAGTTTTCGACACGAAACTGGACGATTTAGACCCCGGTCAGTCTGGGATGGAAATGCGGACTTTTCCTTCCGATATGGAACAGTACGGTGCGGGTGGCGCTTTGGTGAAAATGGACGGTGTTGCTGTGGGGCAGCATAGTGTGATGGTCTATTTCTCCTGTGAAGATTGCAGCGTTGAACAAGTCCGTGTCACTGAAGCTGGCGGCACCATTGAGCGGCCAAAGTTTCCAATTGGCGAGTATGGATTTGTGTCTCTGGTCAGCGATACGGAAGGTAATATGATTGGTCTGCATTCTCTTAAATAA